The following are encoded in a window of Pseudomonas graminis genomic DNA:
- a CDS encoding carbon-nitrogen hydrolase family protein: MRVALYQCPPLPLDVSANLRRLEAQAVEASAQGASLLVLPEMFLSGYNIGAQTARELAQASDGPAALRIAEIAQATGIAILYGYPELSGDGQVYNAVQLIDAQGVRLCNYRKTHLYGELDNAMFSAGDEHFPVVDFGDWKLGFLICYDVEFPENTRRLALAGADLILVPTANMAPYDFVAEVTVRARAFENQCYLVYANYCGSEGDIHYCGLSSVCAPDGRQIGLAGQDETLVTADLDRDAMSESQTINTYFKDRRPGFYSGLGKP, translated from the coding sequence ATGCGCGTCGCCCTCTACCAATGCCCGCCGTTGCCCCTCGATGTCAGCGCCAATCTTCGGCGCCTGGAAGCTCAGGCGGTCGAGGCATCGGCGCAGGGTGCATCGCTGCTGGTCTTGCCCGAGATGTTTCTCAGCGGCTACAACATTGGCGCCCAGACCGCGCGGGAGTTGGCGCAAGCGAGCGACGGCCCGGCTGCGTTGAGGATTGCCGAGATCGCTCAAGCAACCGGTATCGCGATTCTGTACGGCTACCCGGAGCTGAGTGGCGACGGTCAGGTTTACAACGCGGTGCAGTTGATCGACGCGCAAGGTGTTCGGCTCTGCAATTACCGTAAGACCCATCTGTACGGCGAACTGGACAACGCGATGTTCAGCGCAGGTGATGAGCACTTTCCGGTGGTGGATTTTGGGGACTGGAAGCTCGGATTTCTGATCTGCTACGACGTCGAGTTTCCCGAGAACACGCGGCGTCTGGCCTTGGCCGGCGCAGACCTGATTCTGGTACCGACCGCAAATATGGCGCCCTACGATTTCGTCGCGGAAGTCACCGTGCGGGCCCGCGCCTTCGAGAACCAGTGCTACCTGGTTTATGCCAATTACTGCGGCAGCGAGGGCGATATCCATTACTGCGGCTTGAGCAGTGTCTGCGCGCCGGACGGTCGACAAATCGGCCTTGCCGGTCAGGATGAGACCTTGGTGACGGCAGATCTGGACCGTGACGCGATGAGCGAATCCCAAACGATCAATACCTATTTCAAGGATCGCCGGCCAGGGTTTTATTCGGGGCTGGGAAAGCCGTAA